CGAGCACGGGATCTTCCTCGTCGCTGCGCACGGGCTCGATATAGACCCTGCCACTCGGCTCGGTGCAGTAACGAATCTGGTCGCCCTTGCCCAGCTTGAGCTGTTTGCGCACACCCGCCGGCACGGTCGTCTGATACCGATCCGTGAGTTTCGAGACATCTTGTGCGAGGGCTGTCATGGCAGTCTCCTGAAGAAAAGGTTCTTTAAGAAAAGGTTCTTTGCTGCCCGCGATAGGTAATGCATTTGCATTGCCTTGTCAAGACAAGCCGCAGCATCTGCTGTCGCCGGGCAGGTCGATGAACCGTCCGGCGCAGGACCTAATCTCGCCTCGCCAGGAACTCCGCCAGCACTGGACTGGCAGCACCTTTCGCGGAGCTGAGCAGCTCCGAACCCGCAAGCGTGGCCTTCGAGAGGCGTACGAGCCCGCCGGTTTCCTCGATGCGGTAGCAGCGGCGTTTTTGCCGCCCGCGTCTGTAGTGCGTCGCGGTGACGATCTGGCAGGTGCTGCCATCGGCGAGCGTCACAGGTGCTGCAAGCTTGATCTTGTCGCCTTCGGCATAGTCCGGGATCGACGCCCAGTCCCGGCAACGCTGACGCCAGTCCTGGGCGTAGCTGGCCGGGTCTTTCAGGTCGGAGAGGAGCTCGATCAGCCCAAGAGGAGCGCGAGACTCGTTCGGGCCAGCGCTTTCCTCCATATCCTTGTAGCCCAGCAGCCATCGTCGTAGGCGGTGAGGAAGACGGCGGCGAAGGTGATCGAGCCGTCAGGATCGGTGATATAGGTCGCGTCCTCGACAGCGGTGCCGTCGAGATTGGTAACCCTAGCCGCTGCATACCAGGTGGAGGCGACCTTGCAGGCTTTGACCAGTTCCGTCTTGCGGCTGTCGCCCTCGAAGGTGCACAGCCGAGCAATCTCCGCTTTCTCATCCGCGTAGGTCTGGACGCGGCCGTCGGTGTAGAAGAGCCATCCCATCTCAGAGTCCTTTCTCTCATTGGGGAAACTGTTGTTGCCAATGTCCCGAGCGGGCCGCAGGCCCGGCAGGGTATTGGCGATGCTTGTTTGAGAAAGGGCGCATTGCGCCACCCTCCGGTCATCGAGTTCCATCAGCGCATCGAGCGGCACGCGGTAGGGCTGCATGGCGTCGAAATCCTCGCAATTGCCGCAGTTCTGTACGATTGCGAAGGTGTCGCAGGCATCCTTGAGAATGACCCGGAAGGTGCCGCCAAGGCCCGAGGGCACTTCGTAGGTCCGCCGATGAGATAGTCCGAGGCCCGGCGCACGAAGACGCGGATGCTGTGGCCATCGGTGGCGAGCCGGATCGCACCCCGCCCCCGGTCGATGAGCACCTGCACGTCATCCAGGATATCGGTGTAGAACTGGCCGGTCAAATCGCGAAACGCCATGCGGCGCTGCGCCATCCAGTCGGTGTCGCGAAACGGGTTCATGCCGTCGGCGAAGGCGAAGGAGGGATCGGCCTGCGCGGTGGTAACGATACGGGTGGTCGTGCCATCGATGCCGTTCGAGCGCAGATGCACACCATTGCCGACGATGAGGATCAGGGCGGGCCTGTCCACGGGCCCGTTCCAGTTGGGCAGGAAGGTCTTGCAGGCGCGCGCATGGGCGATCTGCGCCGCAACAGCGGAGGCAGAGAACTTGAGAATAGCCATGGGATGTCTTTCCGTTGGGTGTGGGAGGGGTCGACCCGCGCGGGGAATGCCTCGCGCGGGTCGCGTGAGGACTCAGGCCGCTTGCGCGACCTCGCTGTCAGGCTCCGGAGATTCCTCGATGGGCTCCGCCTCATCACAGGCGACACCGGCGGTCTGCATCATCGGCGGGCACCAGGCGGCCACGGCAGCGAGCTGTGCGTCGGTGAGCGTGGCGAATGGCTCGGCGAAGAGCTTGTCGCAGAAGGCGACGATCTCCTTCTTGCTCGAAGAGGCCAGTGTCACCGCCTCCTGGGCGAGACCCAGATCCTCGCCGAGGATCTTCAGGAGCCAAGCCTTCTTGAAGCGGTTGAAGAGCGCCGCATTCGGCGTCCAGTGGGCGCGGATGTCGGGCATGATCTCGATCTCGAACGCATGCATCAGGCTGTCGCGCTGGCGGTCCCGCGCGAAGCAGGACTGCGTGGTGCTGGCCGTGGCATAGGCCACGAGCTTGGCCTTCTCGCCGGCCTCCAGCGCGCGAAACGCCGCGAACTGATCGGCGGCGCGCGGGCGTCATCGAGCCAGGAGAGATCAAGTGCATCATGCGCCGCCGCCACCTGCTCGAGCGAGGTCTCGTCGATCTCGTCCATCTTGGCATGGCTGCGGTATTCCTTGCGGGCATCGATCTTGATCGCCTGCGTGACACTCATGCCGCTGGCCAGAACGTCACTGACCAGCTTGAAGAGCGTCAGATCCAGCGTGGCCTCCGGATTAGCGCCATCGCGGCCCCAAGCGCCATGGCTCGCTCGGTCTTGAGGTCCTCAGCCAGCGAGGCCGGTAGCTGATCTCGCCCGGGTCAGGGCCTCTTCCCCGTCTGACTACTCGAGGCGCCGCGCGTGCCCTCCGCTTTGACGGTGTCCTCCGGGCGTACGAGGCCGATATGGAGCGTCACCTGACCATTCGACCACGAGGCGATTACCCGGACCGCGCCAGGTCCTCGGCGCTGTAGGCCTCCTGCAGATCGCGGGCTTCCTCTTCCAAGGGTCCACGCGCTCGTAAGCGCGTTGTAGGCACTGTCCTCGAGCCCTCATCTCATCTGTAGCTGCAGTTGCTCGAGCTCGGCGGTGATCTCATCGATGCGCTTCTGGGCGGTCTCATCAGGCTCGATCGGGCCGGGATAGACCCGGCCGTAGTCGGCCATGGTCGCGTAATCATACCGGACCATCGCATCGGCCCAGGCAAAGCCAGTTTTATGCGGGCCTCTTCGGCGGCACCGAGCTTTTCGAGCAGGATGGTCTCGACCAGCGCGCATCTCGAGCACGGAATGCTCTTCCAGAGGTCAGCCGCGACTGCGCCGCACGCGCCTCGTAGTCCGCGCGCACGAAAGCCCGATATATCGCTGACCTGCACCCCGCGGGATTTGAGCGCCTGTCGAACGGTATAGGCCTGCAGATAGCCGCGTCCTTCGTGAGCGCCTCGAAGCCTCGCGCTGCGCCTCTTGGCTCGGATGCTCGCGAAGGCCTTCATCGTGTGAGCGTGATCACCTTGCCCGG
This portion of the Sulfitobacter faviae genome encodes:
- a CDS encoding type II toxin-antitoxin system PrlF family antitoxin, whose protein sequence is MTALAQDVSKLTDRYQTTVPAGVRKQLKLGKGDQIRYCTEPSGRVYIEPVRSDEEDPVLGAFLDFVEADIKAHPDRIRAFDGALHDRLAALVGDVDVDLDAPLSLEDE